TCAGCTTTCCCTTGGAATTGCCTTcagctgacccaaacctccttccccagggaggtgctgtcACAAATCACTGTGCTAGATAGACAGGGGACCGAAGAAAGGTTCTGCTGTGATGGTTCTGGGAAAGGATGGAGAGCCCAGTGTGAGCCTTCAGAATGTCACCTCTTACACTGCTGCCTTTCAGTGCTCCTCACAGTTCTCCATTCTTTCCCCAACAATCCCAGTACCAAAATGAAATCAGCTAtttttgctcccttccctccccccccccccacttttttcccctcccatcccctttcaatggcacacacagagcaggaacACACAGTGTGCTTGCAGCAAGAAGCCCCAGAGATGCCTCACTGCTTGGTGCAGAGTTTTAACCTGGCCACTAAAACACCTTGCACAGGGTTggcttcttttattctttttttttctcactcctTGCTTCAGTTCCAAACAGGCACTGAAAGATTAATGGAATTTTTTTCCACCTAGATTAACAAGCTCCAGctagtttcccccccccctctcccttttcatTGACTGGCAATGCCTGCTTTAAAAATGGttatctctctcttctttttttgtggtctcttctctgGTAATTAAAAAGGTGCTGAAACCCAATCCATATGTTgttgaaaaggggaaaggggagaggagaggtggggggggggggagggaaaaaaaaaaaagaggaaaaaaaataaaattgcaagAAGGACTCTGCTTTTGTAAGCAATAACTGAATTCCCCCCAGGCAAATGTGTTAAGACTCATTAATTTGAGTCCTTTGAAAAATTCCCTGGGTTCCTCTCTGGCAGGGCCTTCAGCTGACAGAGATTTGGTTACTGTCATGTTTAATGTCCTTGGGGCATCTGCGGTGGGGTGAGGAGCGGGGGGGAGCAAGgctggtggagggaggggagctTTGTCCTTGCCTGGTGCCTGCTTCCTGTTTGTTCTCTGACATGAATGGTTTTTAAGACATAGCAGGAAGAATTctgaaggctttttttttttccacaccccccctcctcttttccatacTACTCTGGGCCCCATTGATGCTTGAgagttctttttcctttgtactCTGGCAGCCATTAAAATTAATCATAAATGAGGAacggggagagagagggagagcgaGACAGAGAGGAGGATGTGCAacaacaccccaccccacccccccaaaaaaaaaaaagctttaattcAGCATTgaggagggctgggagtcaCTCAATGAGAAttttgggagggaggggggagaggagaggtttatgctgactgtgaggctcacaggaAGTAGGTCAAACGCACTCGGAGAGCACCGGGACGCTGGGAATGAAAACTTAAGCCGAGCACTGTGGCTTTCACTTGGAAGAAcaggatggggagaggaggtttggggggggcaggggggagggttTGCCAGTGACTTAACACAGTATgaagattattattattattattattactattattttggCTTCTTATTGACTCAACTGTCccatttggttttcattttattttacgacttgcatgtttgtttttacttctttttggtttttatgttgttgttgggtttgttcccccccccccccccccccttctctctgtTGGTAGATGTTAAGATTTCTCTTTATCACATCCATTTCCCTCTGACATTGTTTTTGAGTTGAATAAAATCAAATGAACACCCCCccctaccccacccccccccccaccccaaataaaataaaatcaaaccaaaTTGAGATTCTTTAAGCGTTAGCCTGGGGAAGGTAAGTTCTTTATCTTCCATTAGACATTATAAATACaaaccttttgtttgtttgtttctatctatctatttacttattttgaagttaacaaaaaccaaacaagcttttaaaaaaaccaaacaccacattAAAATATATCTAGAAATAAAACCAACGAAATGTGTTTCTCAGGTATGAGCAGAGctaaaacaaccaaaccaaaacaaacccccacccccaatttTACACTCGGCTGGGGGTGGGTTTGAAAGTGGCTTTGGCTTCCAAACTTGAAAaccactcccctcccccttcccccccccaccccaaaaaagaaATGATGTTGGAATGGTTTAAAGCATCAGTACCCTTTTTTCAGAGCCAGCTCtttgctctcctcagctgctgctattTACTCctagttggttgggttggttcgATGACGGAGCCAAGTGTCCCTTTTCATTCTTGCTTTCAGTGTTCAAAACCAGTCTGGCAACTGAGTTTTGAGaggggttttggtgggtttttttgtggtttttgttttgttttgttttgaagtgaAGAGCTGTTGTAAGAGGGTACTGCTGTTTTAAGAGGGGGcgacacaaaaacccaacccaaacgcCGCCACGGTGCCGTACTCGGATCCGGAAGTGATTTGTAGGGTGTCTTggaggggttgttttttttttgggggggtggggttttttggggggggtgttgtggttttttttttggggggggtggggaatgtttgggggtggggtttttttggcactTGAAATAACCTCAACAGTAGGAGCTCGGTGACATCTTACACCAGCAGAGAGATTGTACCTGAGAAACACTTCCGATTTAAGTTTTAATTAAGTATTTTAGACCTAAGTCATAAGATGCTAAGTGTAGtcttttttttaagtgttttaATTAAGGGTGTGTgtgagaagaagggggaaaggggggtgCAGCCACCTGGCCCATCTCTCCTAAATGCTGACTCTGTTTCTTTAGGTGGAGGTGAAACGAGCAGAACCCCGGGATAGCAAAAGCCAAACTCCAGGGCCGCCCGGTGCCAGCCAGTGGGGAAGCAGGATCATGCCAAGTGCTGCCAATGGCTGGGCAGGCCAGCCCCCTCCGACCTGGCAGCAGGGATACGGCCCTCAAGGTACTGCTTTGGGTATTTCAGTGGCTGGCACGAGGGTCTTGCCTCTACAGCTGGTTGGgaattgcccagggaggttgcggctgcctcctccctggaggtgttcaaggccgggttggatgaggcctcgagcagcctgggctggtgggaggtgtccctgcccatggcagggggttggaactggatgatcttcaaggtctcttccaacccatcccattctaggattctatgaatttgAGGTTTGGGCAAGGGATTGTGTTCACAGGTGGATCAGAActcgggttgcccagggaggtggtagaagcctcatcgctggaggtgttcaaggccaggctggatgtggctctgagcaacctgatctggtgtgaggtgtccctgcccatggcaggggggttggaactggctgatccttgaggtcccttcccagccctaacagttctatgattcttgctCTGCTGGATtcctgagagcagagctcaAACTCCACAcatggagccctggggctgttgagcctggagcagcctgagaggggatcttactgATGTTGATAAATATCTGAAGCAGGGGGGGCAAgggaccaggctcttttcagtgcttcctgtgacaggacaagaggcagtggatacaaactggaacccaggagtttccatctgagcaggaggagaaactttggtgtgaggctgctggaggcctggagcaggctgcccagagaggttgtggagtctccttcactggaggctttcaggccccatctggatgccttcctgtgtgacctgctctgggtgtctttcctttctctggcaggtgttgatctccagaggtcccttccaacccctaccattctatgtgtctccttcccagctctgctgagatgGTTCCTTGACCTCTTCTCCCAAAAACTACTCCTAGGGCAGAATTCAGCAGGTTGTGCCAAGCCTgtatcccaggcactgcttcaCTGTTGGGTTCTGCCTCTTCCCAAACATCATCCCAATGGATTTGGGGAATGCCTGGAAGGCATTGGGGAAGCTCAACTGCTGTGACTTCAGCTGTGGGCTTGTGGCCTGTttgacaccctgatgaaaaatCTTGTTGAAATATGGCTTTTCAAGGCTGAGGCAGTTTGAGAGGAAGCTATAAGTAAGATTTGCAAGCAATGAGAGAAAAACAGATGGCCTTGTCTTGGGGTTTTATTGCTTCATGTAGCCTGGCAAAATAacaagctgctctggggcaaGCAGTGGTGCAGGAGACCATTTGAGACCATTTACTGCATAGCATTTTCTTGATGTAGCTTGAACCcttcagggctggcagcagcagccatgtgttttgggtttgatgGCTGTAACCAGCTCCCTCCTCAAAGATCCAGAAGGACAGGATAAATGCTCTGAGTTCATCCAAAGCCAATTTTGATAACCTGGGGGAGAAGCAGGGGGGTAGAATTGAGTTGCATTTGACAGAAGAGAGCTTGCTTGCTCTGAGAGATGATGGAGTGAGACCCTCAGTAAGTTCACTTGTGATAGGAGACTGGGGAGGGGTGGCTGGCAGCTcttgaggctgtgctgccatccagtgagacctggacaggctgcagagctgagcaaaagggaaccttatgaagttcagtaagggcagagttctgcagctggggaggaacaacaccAGGCACTGGTACAGACTAGAGGTCATCCTGCTGCGAAGCAGCCTCATGGAGAGAGACCtcagagtcctggtggacagcaagttatccgTGGGACACCATggtcaagagggccaatgggatctggggtgcatcaagagaagtgtggccagctggtctggggaggtggttctccccctctgctctgccctgctgagaccacacctgcaatactgtggcCAGGTTTGGGCTCCCTAGATCAAGGGACGTGCTGGAGAAGAGTCCAagagaggctatgaggatgatgaagggactggaacatctctgctgtgaagagagactgagagacctggggctgttcagtctggagaggagaaggctgagaggggatagtaggaatgtttgtaaatatctgaggcaTGGGTggcaagatgaaggtgccaggctctttgtggtggtaCCCAGTGATAGGCCAAGTGGTGATGGAtgcaaactggaagccaggaaattccacctcagcatgaggagaaacttccttggtgtgagggtgcaggaggcctggagcaggctgcccagagaggttgtggagtctcctttctctggagccttccaagccccatctggatgtgttcctgggtgacctgccctgggtgaccctgctttggcagtggggttggactggatgatctcctgagaTTCTGATGCCATGAGAAATTCCCAcctgggggaggggctgggggggaaagtGTCGCTGCTCCATCCactgctccaagagctgctACCTCAGTGGAGGGCTGGTTGCTTTCCCCATGGTGCTTATTAAGctgaaaagctgcagctgaggctttgAGCCTTCTGCACAGATGTGCTAATCTGCTGCTGTGCAAATGGAGAAGGCAGATTATTGTCAGTGGGGTTATTTGGAGAGAGAATGATACCTGATCTGCTGGGAAGATTAAACCTGAAGCACAAATGCATTTATCTTTTCATCTGAATGCTGTAGCCAGGGTAGATGATGATGTTTTTATGCTTCAGAAACTTCACTAGGATGAAGCTGGCAGTGcatggaaaaaaagacaaacaccaccaccaccaaaaccacttTGGATGTGTCCTCTGACTCTCAGGGTTGTTGTTCTTTATCCTGGTGTCCTGCACTTGGTGTGCTCACAGCACTTGAAAGCTCCAGCTGAGTGCAGTTTGGAGactgctctctctcctctccttaaTTTGCTAAATGATCCAGAGTGGTCTCTCCAGAATTGCACATTCTGAGAGAAATCCATTTCTTGGACCAGAAAACCAGATGTGGAAGGGACACTGGGAGGATAGCCAGGGCCTAAAGCAGTgttggggcggggggagggacACAGTTTAAGGTCAATAGAGGATCTGTCCAGCTCTGAACCAggacagggtgagagggaatggattgaagctgaaggaggagagattgagactggagattaggaagaaattcttcacactggaacaggttggccagggagtgAGGACAGAGCATTGTCACAGTGTCcccaaggggaagggggagaccCTTAgtgactggatggagtgcttggtgccatggtttagttgatgagatagtgttggatgataggttggactcgatgatctcaaaggtctcttccaacctggttgattctgttctattctactataTGCTGTACTAGTCCTGGTACagtccagtacctgaaggggctccaggagagctggggaggaacattTGTCAAGgactgggagtgccaggatgaggaacaatggctttgtgctgggagaggagagattgaggctggagaggaggaaggaattcttgagagtgagggtagggagacactggagcaggttgcccagggaggctgtggctgcccccttcctgggggtgttcaagtccaggctggatgaggccttgagcagcctggactggtgggaggtgtccctgcccatggcaggggggttggaactggatgatctttaaggtcccttccaagccattccatgaatctgctTTCTTGCCAGCCCTCCTGTTTCTAGAGCTGCAGAGTATAAATCACTTCTCTTTTTTGATGTGTTCTGTTTTAGGGATGTGGGTGCCAGCTGGACAGGCAATTGGTAAGTACATTCCATGGACTGTTCTACAAGCAAAATCCTcctgaggggagggggcagttccttgaagagctggcaggagctTTGTTAGGGTTTCTGTGGCATTTAACCTACATTTTTAAAGAAAGCTTGGTTGAATTTTTGTCCTGAAtgaggcagagggagaagctgttgTGTTCTTAACCACCCAGTGATGGGAGCTGACAcacatcctgctgctggcagccactcTCATTTGTTATCTCCAGGAATTACATTCTCAGCTGCAATTATTTACAGCAGGGATACTTGGAGGACAAATATTTCCCAAAGTAAGAATTCATAgaaggctgaggctgtggctggagtCTCTCAGCCAGCTTTGCCCCATCTAGAGGATGCTGACttaagcagcagcttctcattTTGAAGCTGTTTTTAGTTTCTgatttgtggttggttttttttccccctcctctcttcttttcctaGGTGGATATGGACCACCTCCCCCAGGAAGAGgagctcctccaccaccaccaccatttacCTCATACATAGTCTCTACGCCTCCTGGAGGGTTCCCACCTCCACAAGGATTTCCACAGGGCTATGGCACCCCTCCACCATTTAGTAAGTGACCTGCAGGAGCTTGAGTACAGCCCCATCACACCTCTCACTaactcagcttttcctcatcttcctctgGACTTGGCAGTTGGAACAGGAtgcacagagaagagcagatttagattggatgtcaggaacaagctctttactgtgagggtggtaagacactgcaacaagttgcccagggaggtagctgaggccacatccttggagatactcaagatcaggcttgacagagctgtgagcaacctgatctagttgaggatgtccctgctgactgcagtggggttggactggatgacctttggaggtccctcccaaccccaaccattctatgatctaccCTTAGATGTTTTACCTAGATGACTTAGTTAATTTTAGCTCCTCACAGCTATTCTTGTCTGTCAGTTGGGTTATTGTTCTCTTGGGTGCAGCAGCCTTTTGTGTGCTCTGCTTTAAATCCCTGTGGCTAAAGGAATTCAGATGGATTGTGGATCCCTGTTTATGACATCTGAGGGAAAAGTGAAGAGATTTACTGCTTGCTGACCTGGGCTAGACACAGGCTGGGATTTTCAGAGAGGCTTAAGGAATTAAGGCCACAACTGGCATTGGAAATGTAAATAGGGATTTTGGCACCTACCCCCACCTCAGGCCACCATTTGAACAGCCTGGTTTAAAAGAGAGGGCAGAAAGTAGCCCCCAGGTACCTAGAGATACTGCTTCTGCTACAGGGAAGATCTTGGTGTGGGATATCTTTTCTATTGTTCTTTTTTAATCCTAAGACCTTAAATAACAGGGCTGCTTCCCCATGGCTCTTGGTgtgtgcacacagagctggggtcCTAGCTGGGTTTTTGTCCCTTTCTTGTTGCTGATGgtggctgcagccttcctttGGGGTGagatctgctctggtgagaccccaccttgaatgctgtggccagttctggtgtccccagcataaggaggacacagagctgttggagcaaatccagaggaggccacaaagatgatccaagggctggagcagttctgctgtgaggacaggctgagggagctgggggtgttcagcctggagatgagaagactccaggggcacctcagagctgccttccaacccctgaaaggatcctacagaaaggctgcagagggacttttcatgagggtgtctggagacaggccaagggggagtggtttgaagctgaggcagagcagggttagactggagctgaggaagaagttctacagtatgagggtggtgagactggaataggctgcccagggaggttgtggattgcCTTCTCCCTGGCACTGTTCAAGGCCTTGAGTCTAGCTgggaggtttccctgcccatggcaggagggcttggagtagatgatctctgaggttccttccaacttcaaccactctgtgatttgtCATCTTCAGGCTAGGTTGTTGGGGTCCTTTAGCCACAGTGCAGGAGTGAGTTGCAGTGTATTTTTCTCAAGCACTTCTAAAGTCAGCAGGACAGCCTCCCCCTGTCTTCTCATGCCTTGTGCTTTCTTCCTGTTTCAGGTTTTGGTTATGGtgctccacctcctccacctgACCAGTTTGCCCCCCCTGGAGTACCTCCTCCACCTGCCACTCCAGGGGCAACGCCACTAGctttcccaccaccaccaccaccatctcaGGCAACTCAGGACATGAGCAAACCCCCAACTGCTCAGCCAGAATTCCCTTATAGTCAGTTTGGTAAGTAAGTGCATATCAAATAAACTCAGCTTAagctgtttggggctttttttcctcctcccttcctcttcctgcttTTTCTGTTATCCTGGGGTAGAAAGTCAGTGTTCAGAACAGTCCAGGTTGGCAATGCCAGCCACCAGCTCTGAGCCATCCTAAAATCACTCAGGATTCTAGCCAGAGGGGATTTCTTTACTCAACTCTAAACCACTGCTTGTGTGCTGTGAAATAGCCTTCAGAGACTTGAGCACTTAGGTGCTGGTTTTGCACTCTCCCTCCATCTGCAGACAAATATTTTTGTCTCCCAAAGCTTGCAGTCAACTTTTGATTGAAAATTAGGCTTCCAAGAGGTGAGCAGTGCAGGGTGTAAGGATCCAAGCTGCctgccttttcctcccttcccttcttcctctcctgtctTCTAGCTCTGTCAGAGAGGTGTGTAGAGAGAGATGGTGCTGTATGGATAGCTCTgtagcagagaggagaggtggaTGCAGCAAGTTTGAAGGCAGGCAAAAAGAGTACTGCAagagaaaacaaccaacccctgAACTTCTAGGACAAGTGTTTGTGCTCCTGAGTATAAAatccctgctcttcctccctgcAGGAGCCAAGAGGGAATTCTCACCTTGGCCTTCCACTCAGTCCAGCTTTGGAGCTCCAAAGAGTTCTttgtgctggtttggtttttgggtgcttctggtttttttttccttgtgggaTTATAATTGGtccttttggtggtggttgtttttctttttgaaccTCTGAGGTGAACTTTTGGCCACTTCCAAGGAATCAGACACCACCACCAGGCATGGAGAACTTGTTCACAAGTTGTTGGTGCCTGTCTGCTTTCCTTGGGAAGTGCCTGCAGAAGCTGTTGTGAAATGAAAAGCTTCAGCAGAACGATTTCAGCAGGGGAACTGCTCCAAGTTCCAAGCATGCAAATCGGCCTCTGAAGGAAGCTGAACCTTTCAGATGTGTGCTCACAAGGCAAGCACCTTCTCATGCTGATGAATCTGGAatgcttttccatttctttgttGGCTTTCATTAGGCAGCTTTGCCCTTGTGAACTCCAGAGGAaggtttagtttggggtttttgtcttGTCTTGCCCCTTTGCAGGCTCATTTGGAAGCAGGGTGGGGTGGACCCTGGTAAATAAAACATAAACCCTGCACAATCATTtttatgttggggttttttttttcccctcccttcagtTGGGATCTGTTGGAATCTGGTTTCCaaagctctggggaggaggATTCCAGAGTGATTGGGCTGTGTGGTGCCACTTTTGCCTCTTTGGTGCATTTTAGGAAGCCTTTTTGCCAGTGAAATACttttggggtgtccctgcttagggcagggggttggaactcagatgatcttcaaggtctcttccaacccaacccattctatgattctcagtctctgaagctggggagggaggaaggggaggaagaggtgtgcctttggaggaggaaggcttGGAAGGTTTAAGGCACAACtgcagtcagtctcacctcgaGAGTGCTTTTGCAGCCTGAAAGCTGTTCCGAGTGCAAGTGCTACCAGGGATTAGAGGTATTTGCCACGCTCCAGAGGTCACAAAGCTGTGTGTAATATCTTGTAAACTTTCTAAGAGCTTCAGCACTTGGTGTTGATCACAactgagccagcagcactgctgtccagtgggggcagagctggcttgGATCTGCATGAATTTGCATAAGTGGGCTTTAAAGAGGCACCGAGTTCTCGGTTGTCACCCTGGCTCCGCCAGCATCTTAAATGCTGCTCTCGTTTCCAGCCAGGCTGAGAAGtgtaaaagagaaataaactaAATGAAGCAATTTAAGGTGGGTGATGCCTCCCTCACCCTGAACAATTatctctgcacagggctctctGGGGGTTCGTCACCCTGCTCTCCTCATTTCTTACTAGGGCTGGGTTCCTATTCTCAAGACCCTTCAGGCTACGCGCCAATACTTTGTTTACACTCTTATGGTCAGGCTGAGCAGTGAGAAGCCTTAGGTAGGTGGTGCCTCTTTACAACCAATCCTTGCTATATCTGCCTTGGGGAACATTAATTTGTGTTTCTTGCAgggtcttttgtttgtttgggggttttttgttgtggtgttttggtgttcttttaagagggtgggggtggaaggaCGTGGCTCAAATGTTGATCCGTGCTGAGCaaggggcagcacagctcttGGTGTTCCTCAGCTGGCTGAAGTGAAAACTCATCACTGAAGGACAAATGACACTGCTGGCCCTGGTGAGGTTTTACACCCTGTTGGGATCACCAAAGAGGAGCTCAGGAACACTACAAACCCTTCCTGGTGGGCACAGCCCCTTGGTGTCGGCGCCACGCCGAGAGCTGCGGCAGGAGTTGAGCAAGctaaggagggggggaagaagccAACACATGGAAAATGTCTGGCTGCTCAGGTTTCCTTCGTGATAAACAAGCTGAGAAGTGTGGtttccaccccaggatgctgaAACACTGCAGTGTACAGTGAGAATAACTGCatttctcccccccttctctgctcagagcctcacccCTTGGCAAACAATCactttgtggtttgggttgccTGCTTATCtctgctggaggaaaaaaaaatgatgggATTAGCATTTTGAGCTAATAAAGGCTTGTGATAGATGTGTTTTAATGCTCATTAGTGGTAGCAAGTCCTGAGAGACAAGCAGAGCTTGAAATTGAAATGCTGGAGATATGCTAAGAGACTTTGTTTTGGATTAAGAGAGTTTAAACCTGCTTTAAGCCTGCACAGAGAGAAGCAGGA
The DNA window shown above is from Dryobates pubescens isolate bDryPub1 chromosome 31, bDryPub1.pri, whole genome shotgun sequence and carries:
- the DAZAP1 gene encoding DAZ-associated protein 1 isoform X2, which encodes MTQRNRGPEVEVKRAEPRDSKSQTPGPPGASQWGSRIMPSAANGWAGQPPPTWQQGYGPQGMWVPAGQAIGGYGPPPPGRGAPPPPPPFTSYIVSTPPGGFPPPQGFPQGYGTPPPFSFGYGAPPPPPDQFAPPGVPPPPATPGATPLAFPPPPPPSQATQDMSKPPTAQPEFPYSQFGYGQDLSGFGQGFSDPSQQPPPYGGPSVQPSSGPPAGGSGFGRGQNHNVQGFHPYRR